From a region of the Stenotrophomonas sp. BIO128-Bstrain genome:
- the recA gene encoding recombinase RecA, producing MDENKKRALTAALSQIEKQFGKGAVMRMGDRVVEAVEVIPTGSLMLDIALGIGGLPKGRVVEIYGPESSGKTTLTLQAIAECQKKGGTAAFIDAEHALDPIYAAKLGVNVDDLLLSQPDTGEQALEIADMLVRSSSVDIVVVDSVAALTPKAEIEGEMGDQLPGLQARLMSQALRKLTGNIKRSNTLVVFINQLRMKIGVMMPGQSPEVTTGGNALKFYASVRLDIRRIGAIKKGDEIIGNQTKIKVVKNKLAPPFKQVITEILYGEGISREGELIDMGVEAKLVEKAGAWYSYGEERIGQGKDNARGYLRDNPQVAQRLEAELREKFQPEEAVREGGDDAEDDAE from the coding sequence ATGGACGAAAACAAAAAGCGCGCCCTCACCGCCGCGCTGAGCCAGATCGAAAAGCAGTTCGGCAAGGGCGCCGTGATGCGCATGGGCGACCGTGTCGTCGAGGCGGTCGAGGTCATCCCTACCGGTTCGCTGATGCTGGATATCGCACTCGGCATCGGCGGCCTGCCCAAGGGCCGTGTGGTGGAGATCTACGGTCCGGAATCGTCGGGCAAGACCACCCTGACCCTGCAGGCTATCGCCGAATGCCAGAAGAAGGGCGGTACCGCCGCCTTCATCGATGCCGAGCACGCGCTGGACCCGATCTACGCCGCCAAGCTGGGCGTCAACGTGGACGACCTGCTGCTGTCGCAGCCGGATACCGGTGAGCAGGCGCTGGAAATCGCCGACATGCTGGTGCGCTCCAGCTCGGTGGACATCGTGGTGGTCGACTCGGTCGCCGCGCTGACCCCGAAGGCTGAAATCGAAGGCGAAATGGGCGACCAGCTGCCGGGCCTTCAGGCCCGCCTGATGAGCCAGGCGCTGCGCAAGCTGACCGGCAACATCAAGCGCTCCAACACCCTGGTGGTCTTCATCAACCAGCTGCGCATGAAGATCGGCGTGATGATGCCGGGCCAGAGCCCGGAAGTGACCACCGGCGGCAACGCGCTGAAGTTCTACGCCTCGGTCCGCCTGGACATCCGCCGTATCGGCGCGATCAAGAAGGGCGACGAGATCATCGGCAACCAGACCAAGATCAAGGTGGTCAAGAACAAGCTGGCGCCGCCGTTCAAGCAGGTGATCACCGAAATTCTGTACGGCGAAGGCATCAGCCGCGAAGGCGAGCTGATCGACATGGGCGTGGAAGCCAAGCTCGTCGAGAAGGCAGGCGCTTGGTACAGCTACGGCGAAGAGCGCATCGGCCAGGGCAAGGACAACGCCCGCGGCTATCTGCGCGACAACCCTCAGGTTGCCCAGCGTCTGGAAGCCGAGCTGCGCGAGAAGTTCCAGCCGGAAGAAGCCGTGCGTGAAGGCGGCGACGACGCCGAAGACGACGCCGAGTGA
- the lexA gene encoding transcriptional repressor LexA, which translates to MDLTDTQQAILQLIAERIETDGAPPSQTEIARAFGFKGVRAAQYHLEALEQAGAIRRIPGQARGIRLVQAPALQSGLPESLPASALPDHVLRLPVLGRVAAGLPIGADIGSDDFVVLDRVFFSPAPDYLLKVQGDSMIDEGIFDGDLIGVHRTRDARSGQIVVARIDDEITVKLLKMGKDRIRLLPRNPDYKPIEVLPDQDFAIEGLYCGLLRPNR; encoded by the coding sequence ATGGACCTGACCGATACCCAGCAGGCGATCCTGCAGTTGATCGCCGAGCGTATAGAGACCGATGGCGCACCGCCGTCGCAGACCGAAATCGCCCGCGCGTTCGGCTTCAAGGGCGTCCGCGCGGCCCAGTACCATCTGGAAGCGCTGGAGCAGGCCGGGGCGATCCGCCGCATTCCGGGCCAGGCCCGCGGCATCCGCCTGGTCCAGGCACCGGCGCTGCAGAGCGGCCTGCCCGAATCGCTGCCCGCCTCGGCGCTGCCGGACCACGTCCTGCGCCTGCCGGTGCTGGGCCGGGTCGCGGCCGGTCTGCCGATCGGTGCGGACATCGGCTCGGATGACTTCGTGGTCCTGGACCGGGTGTTCTTCTCGCCCGCGCCGGATTACCTGCTGAAAGTGCAGGGCGATTCGATGATCGACGAGGGCATCTTCGACGGCGACCTGATCGGCGTGCACCGCACCCGCGACGCGCGCTCCGGCCAGATCGTGGTGGCCCGCATCGATGACGAGATCACGGTCAAGCTGCTGAAGATGGGCAAGGACCGGATCCGCCTGCTGCCACGCAATCCCGATTACAAACCGATCGAAGTGCTGCCGGACCAGGACTTCGCGATCGAAGGCCTCTATTGCGGGTTGCTGCGGCCCAACCGCTGA
- the alaS gene encoding alanine--tRNA ligase gives MNASVKFTTSQIRSDFLEFFKGKGHTIVPSAPLVPGNDPTLLFTNSGMVQFKDVFLGAEKRSYVRAADVQRCLRAGGKHNDLDQVGYTARHHTFFEMLGNWSFGDYFKKDAIAWAWELLTQVWKLPAERLLVTVYQTDDEAYALWRDMVGIPESRIVRIGDNKGAPFASDNFWQMAETGPCGPCTEIFYDHGDHIAGGPPGSPDEDGDRFIEIWNLVFMQFDRQPDGALVPLPAPCVDTGMGLERLAAILQHVHTNYEIDLFQALIRKASELTGMADLENKSLRVIADHIRACSFLIVDGVLPSNEGRGYVLRRIIRRALRHGWMLGVRQPFFSKLVPTLVEQMGVAYPELPAQVDTVVRALQAEEERFAETLDSGMKIFDDVAAKVSNGVIPGVDAFRLYDTYGFPLDLTQDIARERDLTVDIDGFNAAMETQRETARAAGKFGGGVTLSADLVATLKPTVFLGYDRLQADDLTVVAILKDGRPAETAQAGDDVIVLTNQTPFYAESGGQVGDNGTLTGAGVQVDIRDTQKFAGQFHGHVGTLTQGSLKVGDVLSGQVDGQRRGATILNHSATHLLHAALREVLGTHVQQKGSLVAPDRLRFDFSHFAPISAEDLAIIERKVNEQVRANNAAEVHNMGMQEALDFGAMALFGEKYGEHVRVLKMGDYSTELCGGTHVSRTGDIGLFKITAEGGVSSGVRRIEAVTGQGALDYVAHEEAQLSEAAALLGGNAGDVVDKIRQLGERQKKLERELDALKAKQAAGATADLGAGAVEVKGVKILAARLEGFDAKALRDAIDRLKQQLGDAVIVLAGTQDGKAALVAGVNGSAMGKVKAGELLAHIASQIGGKGGGRPDLAQGGGEDGPALASALAAVVDWVTPRI, from the coding sequence ATGAACGCATCCGTCAAATTCACTACCTCCCAGATCCGCAGCGATTTCCTTGAGTTCTTCAAGGGCAAGGGTCATACGATCGTGCCGTCGGCGCCGTTGGTGCCGGGCAATGATCCGACCCTGCTGTTCACCAACTCCGGCATGGTGCAGTTCAAGGACGTGTTCCTTGGCGCCGAGAAGCGCAGCTACGTGCGCGCGGCCGACGTCCAGCGCTGCCTGCGCGCCGGTGGCAAGCACAACGACCTGGACCAGGTCGGTTACACCGCGCGCCATCACACCTTCTTTGAAATGCTGGGCAACTGGTCCTTCGGCGATTACTTCAAGAAAGATGCCATCGCCTGGGCTTGGGAGCTGCTGACCCAGGTCTGGAAGCTGCCGGCCGAGCGCCTGCTGGTCACCGTCTACCAGACCGATGACGAGGCCTACGCGCTGTGGCGCGATATGGTCGGTATTCCGGAATCGCGCATCGTGCGCATCGGCGACAACAAGGGTGCGCCGTTCGCCTCGGACAACTTCTGGCAGATGGCCGAGACCGGCCCGTGCGGCCCGTGTACCGAGATCTTCTATGACCACGGCGACCACATCGCCGGCGGCCCCCCGGGCTCGCCCGACGAAGACGGCGATCGCTTCATCGAGATCTGGAACCTGGTCTTCATGCAGTTCGACCGCCAGCCCGACGGCGCCCTGGTGCCGCTGCCGGCGCCGTGCGTGGATACCGGCATGGGCCTGGAGCGCCTGGCCGCGATCCTGCAGCACGTCCATACCAATTATGAAATCGACCTGTTCCAGGCGCTGATCCGCAAGGCCAGCGAGCTGACCGGCATGGCCGATCTGGAGAACAAGTCGCTGCGCGTGATCGCCGATCACATCCGCGCGTGTTCGTTCCTGATCGTCGATGGCGTGCTGCCGTCCAACGAAGGCCGCGGCTATGTGCTGCGCCGTATCATCCGCCGCGCGCTGCGCCATGGCTGGATGCTCGGCGTGCGCCAGCCGTTCTTCAGCAAGCTGGTGCCGACCCTGGTCGAGCAGATGGGCGTGGCCTATCCGGAACTGCCGGCCCAGGTCGACACCGTCGTGCGCGCCCTGCAGGCCGAGGAAGAGCGTTTTGCTGAAACGCTGGATTCGGGCATGAAGATCTTCGACGACGTCGCGGCCAAGGTCAGCAACGGCGTGATTCCGGGCGTGGATGCGTTCCGCCTGTACGACACCTACGGCTTCCCGCTCGATCTCACCCAGGACATCGCGCGCGAGCGTGACCTGACCGTGGACATCGACGGCTTCAACGCCGCGATGGAGACCCAGCGCGAGACCGCGCGCGCGGCCGGCAAGTTCGGCGGCGGCGTGACCCTGTCGGCCGATCTGGTCGCCACGCTCAAGCCGACCGTGTTCCTTGGCTACGACCGCCTGCAGGCCGACGACCTCACCGTGGTCGCCATCCTCAAGGACGGCCGGCCGGCGGAGACCGCCCAGGCCGGTGACGACGTCATCGTGCTGACCAACCAGACCCCGTTCTACGCCGAATCCGGCGGCCAGGTCGGCGACAACGGCACCCTGACCGGCGCGGGCGTGCAGGTGGACATCCGCGACACGCAGAAGTTCGCCGGCCAGTTCCATGGCCATGTGGGCACGCTCACCCAGGGCAGCCTGAAGGTCGGCGACGTGCTGTCCGGCCAGGTCGATGGCCAGCGCCGCGGCGCCACCATCCTCAACCACTCGGCCACCCACCTGCTGCATGCCGCCCTGCGCGAAGTGCTGGGCACCCACGTGCAGCAGAAGGGCTCGCTGGTCGCGCCTGATCGCCTGCGCTTCGACTTCTCGCACTTCGCGCCGATCAGCGCCGAGGACCTGGCGATCATCGAGCGCAAGGTCAACGAACAGGTGCGTGCCAACAACGCGGCCGAAGTCCACAACATGGGCATGCAGGAAGCGCTCGATTTCGGCGCGATGGCACTGTTCGGCGAGAAGTACGGCGAACACGTGCGCGTGCTGAAGATGGGCGACTACTCCACCGAACTGTGTGGCGGTACGCATGTCTCGCGCACCGGCGACATCGGTCTGTTCAAGATCACCGCCGAAGGTGGCGTGTCCTCCGGCGTGCGCCGTATCGAAGCGGTCACCGGGCAGGGCGCCCTGGATTACGTGGCCCATGAAGAAGCCCAGCTGAGTGAAGCGGCCGCACTGCTCGGCGGTAACGCCGGTGACGTGGTCGACAAGATCCGCCAGCTCGGCGAGCGCCAGAAGAAGCTCGAGCGCGAACTCGACGCCCTCAAGGCCAAACAGGCTGCGGGCGCGACCGCCGATCTTGGCGCCGGCGCAGTGGAGGTCAAGGGCGTCAAGATCCTGGCCGCGCGCCTGGAAGGCTTCGACGCCAAGGCCCTGCGCGATGCCATCGACCGCCTCAAGCAGCAGCTCGGTGATGCGGTGATCGTGCTGGCCGGCACCCAGGACGGCAAGGCCGCCCTGGTCGCGGGCGTGAACGGCAGCGCAATGGGCAAGGTCAAGGCCGGGGAACTGTTGGCCCATATCGCCAGTCAGATCGGGGGCAAGGGCGGCGGCCGCCCGGACCTCGCCCAGGGTGGTGGTGAGGACGGGCCCGCCCTTGCTTCTGCACTGGCCGCCGTCGTCGACTGGGTCACCCCCCGTATCTGA
- the recX gene encoding recombination regulator RecX, which translates to MHDSDPPAPRRKRRVQEQTPVQRALGLLVRREHSRKELTRKLQARGIENEAAEAAVSKLAEAGWQDDTRFAENLVRIRANTGYGPIHIRAELGTHGLDSDQIAAAMDTFEGDWTENARDLVCRRFGEAGPQELPQRRKAADLLARRGFPGDSIRQATRYDPED; encoded by the coding sequence ATGCACGATTCCGATCCCCCCGCACCCCGGCGCAAGCGCCGTGTCCAGGAACAGACGCCGGTCCAGCGGGCATTGGGGTTGCTGGTGCGCCGCGAGCATTCGCGCAAAGAGCTGACCCGCAAGCTGCAGGCCCGGGGCATCGAGAACGAGGCCGCCGAAGCGGCCGTCAGCAAGCTGGCCGAGGCCGGCTGGCAGGACGACACCCGCTTTGCCGAGAATCTGGTCCGGATCCGGGCCAATACCGGCTATGGGCCGATCCACATCCGCGCCGAACTGGGCACGCATGGCCTGGATAGTGATCAGATCGCTGCCGCCATGGATACTTTCGAAGGCGACTGGACCGAGAACGCCCGCGACCTGGTCTGCCGCCGTTTCGGCGAGGCCGGCCCGCAGGAACTGCCGCAGCGGCGCAAAGCGGCCGATCTGCTGGCCCGCCGCGGCTTCCCCGGCGACAGCATCCGCCAGGCCACCCGTTACGACCCTGAGGACTGA